A part of Miscanthus floridulus cultivar M001 chromosome 6, ASM1932011v1, whole genome shotgun sequence genomic DNA contains:
- the LOC136460136 gene encoding uncharacterized protein, producing MATAELRELGGCCCCEEERPRRNENGARLSAGGRWRDEGLPRRVVAYADRPTATRGRFSRHAAPVDPVREDNETDADFTARQRDHAEVWMKYDLERKKWDISNHKCLMVAKSTILDAIRESISDCDTATEYLKKVESQFTGSSKAYASTLIKKLFNEKYAGGSIREHILKMSNTASKLKPMDLWLKDEFLIHLVFASLAKEYETFVVNYNMQPDKWDIEKLIVMYVQKEERLKSSHDDSANLVKDNKKKNFNNNAKP from the exons atggcgacggcggagctgcgagagctcggcggctgctgctgctgcgaggaagaaaggccgagGCGAAACGAAAATGgagcgcggctgagtgcgggtgggcgctggcgtgatgaaggcctgcccaggcgcgtcgtggcctacgcAGACAGAccgacggcgacgcgcggccgattCTCACGCCACGCGGCG CCAGTGGACCCAGTGAGAGAAGAtaatgagactgatgctgatttcactgctcgtcagcgagatcatgcagaagtgtggatgaaatatgatctcgaacgcaagaaatgggacatttcaaaccacaagtgcttgatggtggctaagtccactatttTAGATGCGATAAGAGAGTCTATCTCAGATTGTGATACCGCCACAGAGTATcttaagaaggtggagagtcagttcactggctcttcaaaggcttatgccagtactttgatcaagaaattgttcaatgagaAATACGCTGGTGGCagtatcagagagcacatactgaagatgagcaacacggcttcgaagctgaaaccaatggatttgtggctcaaggatgagttccttattcaTTTGGTTTTCGCTTCCTTAGCCaaagaatatgaaacttttgtcgTGAACTACAATATGCAACCCGAtaagtgggatatagagaagctcattgTAATGTATGTTCAAAAAGAGGAGAGGCTAAAAAGCTCACATgatgactctgctaaccttgtgaaggacaataAAAAGAAGAATTTCAATAATAATGCCAAACCTTAA